The following DNA comes from Sinorhizobium mexicanum.
CCAATCCGAAGAGCTCGACCGGCCGCCTCGATATATTCACGCGCGTCATCACCGACAGGGCGCAGGAGTTCGACAAGATCCCCGCCGGCTACAGTGGCCCGCTCTATCTGGAAATCAGCCCGCGCACTTTTCCGATCGTCGTCAGGCGCGGCTCGCGCCTGTCGCAGATCCGCTTCCGCGTCGGCCATTCCGTTCTCTCGGAACAGGAACTGCTGGCGCTGCACGAAAGCGATGTCCTCGTCGCCAGCGAGCGGCCCAACGTCACCGGCGGCGGCATTGCGCTCTCGATCGACCTCAAGGGCACCGGTCCGGACGGCCTGATCGGTTACCGCGGAAAGCACCACACCTCGGTGGTCGATGTCGACAAGAAGGCGGAGCACCCGGTCTTCGACTTCTGGGAGCCGCTTTACAGCCGGGGCCGCGATGATCTGATCCTCGATCCGGACGAGTTCTATATCCTCGTCTCGCGCGAGGCGGTGCATGTTCCGCCGCTCTACGCGGCCGAAATGACGCCCTTCGATCCTCTGGTTGGCGAGTTCCGCGTTCACTATGCCGGCTTTTTTGATCCGGGCTTCGGGCACGCGTCGGCCGGGGGCAGCGGCAGCCGGGCGGTGCTGGAGGTCCGCAGCCACGAAGTGCCGTTCATCCTGGAGCACGGCCAGATCGTCGGCCGCCTGGTCTACGAGCACATGATGGAGCGGCCGGAGGGGCTCTACGGACTCGATCTTGGCTCGAACTATCAGGCGCAAGGCCTGAAGCTTTCCAAGCATTTTCGTGCCGAGTAAGCCCAGTTGCAGTGACCTTTTGTGCGTTTCATGGGACGCAATACGCTGTAGACGCTTGACAGATCGCGGCCGTTGATGAAATTTCCGCTTCTGTCGCGGGTGTAGTTCAGTGGTAGAACGCCAGCTTCCCAAGCTTGATGTCGTCGGTTCGATCCCGATCACCCGCTCCACTTTTCCTGTGCCTTCCAACGATATGATGGAAATTCCGAGGAGGCTCGTCTCGTTGAGGTTCCTGTAGCCAGTCGGGCAACATCTCGATAATCTTTGGAAAACCAAACCGAATCCGCGTGTTGGCCGCGGCTCCAAGTATCGGATCGTAATGACGCGTGCTCTCAGTCTACGTATTTGCGGGATCCTCGCGCTCTGCGCCTTCCTCATCGCCGAACCGGCGCTTGCGCAACCGCGGGATCTGCCCCTCCTTTTCGACGCCCGCGAACGCATCGCCCGACCGGACCTGACCGGACTTGCACGGCTTCGCTTTTTGACGACGGTCGATTTTCCTCCGTTCAATTTCATCGACCAATCGGGCAAGCTTTCGGGTTTCCATGTCGACCTCGCGCGCGAAATCTGCCGCGAGCTTGAGATCGAGGACAAATGCCAGATTCAGGCGGTGACCTACGCCGAACTGATCCCGGCGCTCGAACAAGGCCAGGGCGAGGCCGTCGTCGCGGGCATTGCGGTTCGCCCCGAGCTGCGCCAGCGTTTTGCCTTCTCCAGGGCCTTCATGCAGATGCCGGCTCGTTTCGCTGTCAACACGAAGGCCGAAGATCCGGTGGCAAACGTGGCTGGGCTCGAAGGCAAGCCCGTGGGCGTCCTGTCCGGCACCACCCACGAGGCCATGCTCAAAGCCTTTTTTCCGAAGGTCGAGCCCAAGACCTTTCCAGACCGGGATGCAATGCTCTCAGCTTTGCGACAGGGCTCGGTTGCGGCCGTCTTCTCTGATGGCATGCAACTCTCTTTCTGGGTTTCGGCGAGCGTCGCTGGAGGATGTTGTGCCTTGCTCGATGGGGCCTATTTCTCGCAGCATTTTCTGGGGGAAGGTTTGACGATCATGAACCGCAAGGCCGAGCCGGCATTGACCCAGGCGATCGATCACGCCTTGCTGGCGCTGTCGCGCAGCGGCAGGCTCGACGAGATCTATCTTCGCTATTTCCCAAACGGTATCTATTGACCGAAGTCGAGCCGTGTCCGGCTCACGCTATCCACGCCGGAAGGGCAGCATCAGCGACCAGACGAGTTTGGTCGGCGCCTCACGCCCATAAGCCTTGAGGCCCGTCTCGATAGCATCGTCGCCGCTTGCCGATTGTGCCACATAGGTGGAGAACAGCCGGTCCCAGATGGAAAGGTTGAAGCCGTAGTTGGAATCCGTCTCGACCCTCTCGACGGAGTGGTGGATGCGGTGCATGTCCGGCGTGACGATGAAGCGCCGCAGCCGCCGCTCGATCTTGGGCCGCAGCCGCAGATTGGCGTGGTTGAACATGGCGCCGGCGTTGAGCACGATTTCGAAGAGCAGCACGGACAGCCCGGGGGCGCCAAGCGCGACAATGATCGCCGCCTTCCACACCATCGACAGCAGAATCTCTAAGGGGTGGAAGCGGAGCGCGGTCGTCAGGTCGACGCCAGGATCGGCATGGTGGACGCGATGGATGCGCCAGAGGATCGGCAGCTTGTGGGAGATGACGTGCTCCAACCAGACGGCAAAGTCCAGTGCGACGAAGGCGATGAGGCCGGAAAGCAGCGCTGGGACGCCCAATGCGGGCAGTGCCCCGTATCCGCGTGCGTCGGCCCAGAGCGCAACGCCCGTGGCTGCGGCCGGAAAGACGATGCGCAGGAACAGCGAAGAGAGAAGGAGGATCGAAAGGTTCGTCGCCCAACGACGGGCCTTCAACGCTTTCATGAGCTCCGGTCGCTCCAGACGCGGATGAGAGAGTTCGAGAAGCGCGAGGAGGGCGAAGGCAGTCCCGAAGGCGATGAGGCGCCAGAGCGGTTCCGCAACACCGTAAAACAGCATTCGTTCAGACCTTGTTGACGCGCCCGGCGATTCCGTAAGAGAACTTACTTCCGGAAGCGTGCGATCGCGCCGCGTTCGATGCCCGCGCAGGTCAGTTTGTCGAGGCCCAGCCGGTCGCGCAGCAATTGCAGGAGCCGGATCTCCTCGTTGCGAATACGCTGATCAGCAGCAGCAAGCTCCACGGCGAGCGCATACGCGGTGTCATAAAGCCGTTGCGGCAGCGCTTCGCGGATCATTTCAAGGACGATGTCGAGGCCCTCCGGCGCGGCGAGCTGGGCCGAGCACTCGCGACCAATGTCGATCAGCCGGTTCTCATCGAAACCCTCGAAGGCGGGCAGAAACTTTACGAGCTCGCCGATGCGGGCAAATTCGTCGTCGGTCATGTGCCGATCGACAGCGGACATCATCACCATGACATAGATGAAGGCTTCGTGCTGGCTGAGGCTTGTAGGCATTTGTCCGGTCTCCTCTGACGGAGGGCAGTTAGGAATTTCGCGTGGGGCTTACAAGTCCGGTGTCGGTATTGTCGCCACCGGTGGTTCATCGATCGTGAGCGGCGCGCGGCTCAGGTCGCGCGGGTCGTTGCCGTAGAAGCCGAGCTTTGCGCTTCGGGCGGCTTCGGCTTTGACCTCAAGCGAGGTGCCGGGCAGCGGTGTCGCCCAACCGTTGCTGACCAGCCATTCCGCCGGGTTCTCGTTTCCGACCTTGCAGGCCGTCGTCACGGTTTTCTCGGAATTCTCTTCGGGCTGATCGCAGACGAGCGCCCGCGCCCTCAGGAAGTTACGAAAGGCGGTGCGCGCGACCATGCCGCAGGGCCAACTGCGGCCGTTGCCCTCGCAGGTTTTCTCGGCATCTTCCGGTTCGATATCCTTGAGCTGAACGGTCGTGTCGCCCGAGCGGATCAATCCGGCGGCAAGCGCGACCGGGCGCCGGAAGATCATCGTGGCCGTAGCCGGCTTTTCCTTCGGTTCGGAGAGCGGCGGTCGCGGTGCAATGCGCTCGAGCGGTTGTGCGAGCCCGTCCTGCGGCACGGCAAAAAGCTGCGGTTCGATCGTCCGTGCCGGCAGTCGGTCGACCTTTCCGGCGCCCGCCTTCTGCTCAGGTACTGCTTGCGACTTGGATACTGCTTGCGGCGGTGGGGCGGCGGGCATCTCCGCCGGCGGGTCCGGGGCTTCGATCGTTGCCACATCCGGCGTTTCGAGGGGAAAATCCGCTCCGCCACTTTCCTGGCCGCGGATTGCGACGACACCGGCCCAGAGAATACCGGCGTAAAGCAGCAGGGCGACAAGCCCGCCAGCGATTGTGAACGACTGCTGCCGCATCAGGAAAGATATCCTACTGGCTGGCCCAGATGATCCGGGCGATCCACTCCACGTCTGACATTTCGAAATTGCGGTTCGGGTGATCCGGGTTGAGCGACAACAGTTCGATGCCGCTTGACGTTTGCCGTGACAATACTTTCGCCATCACCTCGCCCTCGCAGGTCTTGACAACGACACGGTCACCGCGCCGCGCCTGTGCGGTCGGATCGACAATCAGAATATCACCGTCGCGATAGAGCGGCAGCATGCTATCGCCCTGGATTTCCAGAGCGTAGATGCCAGAGCGGCGCTCAAGCACTGCAGGAAAGTCGACGACGTCCCAGCCTTGACCGGCGGGGAAGCCGCCGTCATCGAAGAAGCCGCCGGCGCCGGCCTGCGCGAAGCCAATGAGCGGGATGTCGGCCGATTGCTCCCGCTCGTCCGCCGGCGCGCCCTTTCCCGCTGCAGGGCGCATGAGGGCCATGAACTGGTCGAGGGAGGAACCGGTTGCCTCTAGGATTTTCGAGATCGATTCCGTCGAGGGCCAGCGGTCGCGACCGTCGGCGGATTGGCGCTTCGACTTGTTGAAGGACGTCGGATCGAGGCCGGCGCGGCGCGCCAGGCCGGACGGCGACAGCCGATGGCGCTCGGCCAGCGCGTCAATGGCGCGCCAGATGCTGTCGTGTGAAAGCATTCGATCCACTCCGGAACGGCGGACGCCATTCCTTCTGCCTGTCGTTTCAGATTAGCGAAGCAGGCAGTGGCCGTAAAGAATGCGAAGGAAAATAGTCCTTTGTCGGCTACAGCGCCGCGCGTCTTATCAGACGCTGTGGGACTTTAATTGCTGCGGTCAGGCGAGCTCCCGCTCCTTTGCCTTCCTTTCCATGACCTGCTCATAGGCCACCTGCAGCGTCTGCCGCACCGTGGGGCGATCCGCGACGGCGGGCGGGGCGCCGAGATGTTCGACCCGCAGTTCGTCCATGAACCGCTCCCAGAGTTCCGGCCCGCCTTCCTCCATCAGCTGCGCGCGGATGCTCAGCTCTTCGCTGACCGGCAGATAACGCCGGCCCCAGGCTCCGAGATGTGCCATGATAGGCACCAATGCGATCGTCATCTCGGTGAGGCTGTAGATCGCCTTCTGCTTGTGGCTGGGATCGTCCCTCTTCGTCAGCATGCCCATTTCCACCAGCGTCTTCAGCCGATCGGCGAGAATGTTGGAGGAAATGCCCTCCTGCGAGCGCAGGAGTTCGCGGAAATGCCGTTTGCCGCCGAAAATCATGTCCCGGATGATCAGCAGACTCCATTTGTCACCGAAGACTTCGAGCGAGAGATTGATCGGGCAACCGGAGCGATGGTCGTCTGTCATGCTGGCCCCTGTAGATCACAATTTAGATCACGATGATTTTGCGACTGTTACCCAAGATCATGAACGTGAACGATTCGGGCAAGGTGAGATGCGGGATGCCGGCCGGGCCGCTTGCACCTTTCCACATCGGACTGACCGCTTGCAGTATCGCATCAGTGGAGTTAATCTGCAACTGCTTTCAATTTGGTATCAGAATATCGCCGGCAAGGCGGCCGAGGTCTGACATCGCGGCGCGATTTGTCGAATAGCCTCACAGCATCGAAGCAAGTGCACTCCCGGCCATGCCGAAGGAGAACACAACGAGGCAGGCGGCAGCGATGCGGCGGGGCAGCCGCGGACCGATCGGCTGTCCTGGCAACCGTGCGAGGAAGGTGCCGGCGATGATCCAGAGCGAGCCGGCACTCACAACCAGCGCTGCGAAAGCGGCAAGCCAGGGCAGCATCGCTATCAGCCTCACCTGCGGCATGATCGCCAGCGCGATGATCAGCCCCTTTGGATTGAGCACGGTGGTGATGAACACCTGCCCGAGTGTGATCGGCCGCGCCGCAGTTTCGCGCATCGGAGTCCAGAGCGCATAGGCCATGAAAAGGATCCAGCAGGCGGCGGCGAGCTTGACGACAAGGCCGATCTCCGGGTGGGCGGACATGAACGGCGCGGCGAGGGCGGCGACCGGTACGACCACCGTCAGATAGCCGCCGAGCTCGCCAAGAAGCAGCGAAGCCGAACGCCGCACGCCGGCCGCCGCACCGGATAGCCACAGCAGCGTGTTGGTCGGCCCCGGCGTTGCCAGGAGCAGGAGGATCGCGAGTACGAACTGGAGTGGCTGCATGGACGGTCTTCTGCCTTGTTGTGTCGCTCCGTATCCCCGTAGCGCATCCGCTAACCCGCGAACTTGATCTTGGTCAATCGCCCGCAGCAAGGATTTCGCAGGTAGGTCGAGCTACCGTCTCGGTGGGTCAAGCCCGAGCCTCGATGTACCTTGCTGCCAGCAGGTCTTCGCAACCACCTTCCATGAGCGCCGCGTCCAGCGCCTTCTCGTAATCCGGCTGCGCCCTTTCGAGGCGATCACGCCCCTTTTCGGTAAGAACCGTGTAGACACCGCGCTTGTCGTCCGGGCAGAGATCGCGAATGGTGAGCCCCCCGCGCTCCAGACGCTCAACCATTCGTGAAACCGAGCTTTGGTTGAGGTGTAAATATGCCGCCAGTTCCTGCATGCGAAGCTCGCAATCCGGCGAACGCGCCAGAACCTCCAGAGCGCGATACTCTGAAAGTCCGAGCCCATGCCCCGCTTGAAGAAACTTGCCGAGCTCGGTTTCGACGTTGGCGACAGCCTGAATCAATTTGAGCCATGCATCGCTTTTCTTGGACATGGTAGGCAGGCTCCTCTTGAGCAATGCGCGGAACAGGCATCAATATGTATGTCCACGCAAATGCAAACTCAAGGAGCGCACCCGCTCCCTAACGCGCACCCTGGGCGGCGCGAAAATCGAGAAACGGACGCAAGCCGTCCGGCACGATAAGCTTCCTCGCGGGCGGCAACTGCCAGTTCCGAGGATCATCGGCGAACAGTGCGTATGTGCCCCGATAGTCGAACCCATGCGCTGCCGCCTCGTCTCGATCAACAGCAAAGAGCACCTGTGAGATGCCCGCGCATAGCGCGCTCATGTAACACATCGCGCAGGGCTCTCCCGAGGCCAGAAGCGTCGTCCCGTGAAGATGGGAAGTTCCATGTGCTCGGCACGCATCGCGGATCGCCTCCACCTCCGCATGCGCGGTCAGGTCGTGGTGTTCTTGGACGCGGTTGACGCCGCGTCCAAGAATGTTCCCGTCGGCGTCGACCACGAAAGCCGTGAATGGTGTGCCTCCGCCATGGACGTGCTCCACGGAGAAGGCGACCGCCTCCTCCATGAGTTGGATCACGCGGGTGGAAGGATCTCTGGACATTCAGATTTCTCCACACAGATTGCGAGAACTAGCGTAGCTCTGCCCGGAGCTTGGCGCTGTCGGCGAGTTTCAGCCAGACGACACCGCCGATGATGACGGCCAGCCAGAACGCCTGGATCAGAGTGAGCGGCTGGTTGAGCAGGACGCTGCCAAGGACCGCCGCCCCCACGGCGCCGATGCCTGCCCAGACCGCATAGCCAATGCCGACGTCGATCGTTCGCAGGGCTGCGCTCAGAAAATACAGGGTGAGCAGGAAGAAGACGATGGCGGCGATCGACCAGCTCAACACGGTGAAGGCCTCGCTGCCTCCTACACTGAGGGCATAGCCGATCTCGAAGACTCCGGCGAGCAGCAGCATAGTCCATGCTCGCCCGCTGTTTTCGTTCTTTTGGACTGGTGTCATGGTGTTCGATTCCTTTCAGGTGGGGTGAGCTTGAATGCATCCCGCGCGCGTCGGTTCATGCCGCGCCGCTGAGCCGCAGTCCGACGACGCCTCCGATCACAAGCACGATTCCAAGGATCTTCTTCCAGTCCAGGCGTTGTCCGAAGAACAGTGCGCCCAGAATGACGATTCCGACGCCTGCGATGGATGTCCACATGGCGTAACCGACGCCAACATCGAAAGTCAGGAGGGCAAGACTGAGGAAGAACGTAGCGATCACGCCGCTGACGAGCGTAGCGCCAGTCCACCAGGGTTGGGTGAAACCCTTTGCATTCCCTGCAGAAATCGCGACGGCAATCTCAAAGATCACGGCGACTGCCAGATACAACCAGTGCATGATTATCCTCCAGTGATGGTGTGATATTGGCCAGAGATGTTGTTGGCGGCGAAAGCTCGCCAGCTATTGCGGATATCCCGATGCTGGTCACGTCCGACAGCGCCTGCCTCGCAAGCAGGCAGTAGGAACGCGCAAGGTCGGATAGACGGTTATCGCAGGCATCCGATTTCCAAATTAATGTATGTGCATGCATATTGATCGACTGTCAGGTGGGAGTCAAGGTATTTGCATGCGCAAGCAAACACAAAACGGTGAACGCGCGACCGGCGACGCTCGGGGCTAGTTACCGGGCTGCGAACGGAGCTGTGCGGCGATAGCAGCAACCCCTTGCGACCCCAACGCCGCAAGTCTGATCCGCCGCGCATCCGAAAAGCGGCCGAGGCCGGTAAGCACTTGGGGGAGGGGCCGATAAGGATGAAGAAAGGGGCCGCACCTTGTCGGCACGGCCCCTGGGTTCTTGCTTGGGAAGGACAGGTGGCTTACGCCGCCTTCTTCGCTTCTCCATAAGGATCGAAGCGCCCGTAGAAAGTCTCGCCCTTTTCCGCCATCTCCCTGAGCAGCGGCGTCGGCTTGAAATGGTCGCCATAGTTCTTGGCAAGCTTATCGCACAGCTTGACGAAGGTTTTCACGCCCATGCCGTCGATGTAGGAAAGCGTACCACCGGTATAGGGCGCGAAGCCGAAGCCGAGGATGGAGCCGACATCGGCTTCGCGCGGATCGATGACGATGCCTTCCTCGATCGTGCGGGCGGCTTCCAGCGCGATGGTTGCGAGGAAGCGCTGCTTCAGCACCTCGACGTCGATCTTATCGGCCGGCTGCTGCGGATAGAGCGTCTTCAGTTCCGGCCAGAGATACTTCTTGGCGGGCTTCGCCGGATATTCGTAGAAGCCCTTGCCATTCTTGCGGCCGCGGCGGTCGAGTTCGTCGACCATCTTGTCGATCAGCGCCATATGTCGCGGATCGACGGCCTTTTCGCCGAGATCGGCAACGGTCGCCTTCAGGATCTTCTGGCTGAGATCGATCGCCACCTCGTCGTTGAGCGACAGCGGACCGACGGGCATGCCGGCCATCTTGGCGGCGTTCTCGATCATTGCTGGCGGCACGCCTTCGATCAGCATGTCGTAGGCTTCATGGATATAGCGAAAGACGCAGCGGTTGACGTAGAAGCCGCGGGTGTCGTTGACCACGATCGGCGTCTTCTTGATCGCCGCGACATAATCGAGCGCGGTCGCGAGCGCGCGGTCGCCGGTCCCCTTGCCGAGGATCACTTCCGTCAGCATCATCTTCTCGACCGGCGAGAAGAAATGGATGCCGATGAATTGGTCCGGCCGCTTTGAATTCTTGGCAAGACCGGTGATCGGCAGCGTCGAGGTGTTGGAGGCGAAGATCGCATCCTCGGCAATCACCGCTTCGATCTTCTCGATGACCTCCTTTTTGACCTGCCGGTCCTCGAACACCGCCTCGACGACGAGGCCGGCATCCTTGAGGTCGCCGTAGTCAGCAGACGGCGTGATGCGGGCAAGCAGAGCTTCGCCTTCTTCCTTGGTCAGCCGTCCCTTACCGATCGAATCCTTCACCAGCCCTTCCGAATGCGTCTTGCCCTTTGCGGCCGTCTCCATGTCGCGGTCGATGAGAGTCACCGGGATACCGGCAGCAGCGGTGACATAGGCGATCGAGGCACCCATGAAGCCCGCACCGACGACGCCGACCTTTTTGAATTCCGACTTCGGCATGCCGGCCGGGCGGCGCGCGCCCTTGCCAAGCTCCTGCATCGAGACGAACAGCGAGCGGATCATCGAAAAAGCTTCGGTGGTCTGCAGGATCTCGGTGAAGTAGCGCTGCTCGATCTTGAGACCGGTGTCAAAAGGCACCTGCAGGCCTTCATAGACGCATTTCAGGATGGCGATTGCACCGGGGTAGTTGCCATAGGTCTCGCGGCGAAGAATGCCCGAGGCAGCGGGCCAGAGCTGGGCCGACGCCGGCGTCCAGATGCCTCCGCCCGGCACCTTGAAGCCCTTTTCGTCCCACGGCTGAACCGGCTTCAGACCATTCTTGATCATTGCCTTGGCGGCGTCGATCAGCTTGTCCGGATCGACCACCTCGTGCACGAGCCCCATCGCCTTGGCACGCGCCGCGGTCAACGACGAGCCGGTTGTCATCATCTGCAGCGCGTCCTGCGCATTGGTGAGGCGCGGCACGCGCTGGGTGCCGCCGGCGCCGGGAAAGATGCCGACCTTGACTTCCGGCAGAGCGATCTTCACCGCCTTGGAATTGGAGGCGACGCGGCCGTGGCAGGCGAGCGACAGCTCGAAGGCCCCGCCCATGCAGGTGCCGTTGATCGCCGAGACCCAGGGCTTGCCTGAGGTTTCCAGCTTGCGGAAGAGGCCTGTCATGCGACCGACGAGGTCGAAGAGTTTTTGCGCGGCGTTGGCCGGATCTTTCTTCTTTTCCTCCGCCTGGAAGGTGAACATCGACTTGATCATCGAGAGATCGGCGCCGCCGGAGAAGGACGACTTGCCCGAGGTGAAGACGACGCCCTTGACGGCCGCGTCGGCGGTCGTCTGGTCGACAATCGCGTTCAGTTCCTCCATCGCCTCCTGGGTAAAGACGTTCATCGATTTTTCGGGCATGTCCCAGGTGACGAGCGCGATGCCGTCAGCGTCGGTTTCGATCTTGAAGTTCGTGTAAGACATTTTCTCTCTCCCGGATCGGATCAGACGCGTTCGATGATGGTGGCGGTGCCCATGCCGGCGCCGATGCAGAGCGTGACGAGTGCGGTGTTGAGGTCGCGACGCTCCAGTTCGTCCAGAACGGTGCCGAGGATCATTGCGCCCGTGGCGCCGAGTGGGTGTCCCATGGCGATCGCACCGCCATTGACGTTGATCTGGTCGTGCGGGATATCGAAAGCCTGCATGTAGCGCAGGACGACGGCGGCAAAAGCCTCGTTGAGCTCGAAGAGGTCGATGTCGGAGAGCTTCATGTCGGCGCGCTTCAGCAGTTTCTCCGTCACGTCGACCGGACCTGTCAGCATCAGCGCCGGGTCGGAGCCGATATTGGCGAAGGCGCGGATGCGCGCTCGCGGCTTCAGCCCCATGGATTCGCCGCCGGCCTTGGAGCCGAGGAGCACGACGGCCGCGCCGTCGACGATGCCGGAGGAGTTGCCGGCGTGGTGGACGTAGTTGATCCGCTCGATCTCCGGATGCGCCTGGATCGCGACAGCCTCGAAACCACCCATTTCGCCGGGCATCTGGAAGGACGGGTTCAGGGAGGCGAGTGCTTGCATGTCGGTCGTCGGGCGCATGTGCTCGTCCCGATCGAGAATGGTCAGCCCGTTCTGGTCCTTGACCGGCACCACCGAGTTTTTGAAGTGGCCCTTCTCCCAGGCACTGGCGGCACGCTTCTGGCTTTCGACCGCGTAGGCGTCGACGTCGTCGCGCGAGAAGCCGTATTTGGTCGCGATCAGGTCCGCAGATACGCCCTGCGGCATGAAATAGGCGGGCAGGTTGACGGAGGGGTCCATGAACCACGAGCCGCCCGACATGCCGAGGCCGACGCGCGACATGGATTCGACGCCGCCGGCAATCACGATGTCGTCCGCGCCTTGGGCGATCTTGGCGGCGCCGAAATTGATGGCGTCGAGACCGGATGCGCAGAAGCGGGAGATCTGCATGCCCGGCGCGCGCGTCGAGTAGCCGGCCTCGAAAGCAGCCCCCTTGGGGATGACCGAACCTGCATCCATCACCGGATCGACGCAGCCCATGATGATGTCGTCGACGGTCGACGTGTCGAGACCATTGCGGTCGCGCACCGCTTCCAGCATCTTGGCGGCGAGGCGGACGGAAGGCACCTCGTGCAGCGATCCGTCCTTCTTGCCACGGCCGCGCGGTGTGCGCACGTGGTCGTAAACGAAGACTTTCGTCATCTCCTGATCTCCCTTTCGGCGGCGCCTTCAGGCCCGCATATTATTTGATTTGGAGCTGGATGCGCGCGGAAAACCGCTTCGCAACTTTCCCAATCCAGCTCCGGCCTGAAATCAGAACGCCGCTGCGTCCAGCGCCATCAGCGTGTCGGCGCCAGCTTCGATGCGGGCCTTCCGCAGCGCCGTTTCGGGCATGATACGCTCCATGAAGAACCTGGCCGTGATCAGCTTGCTCCTCAAATAGTCCGCGCGCTCGGTTTCTCCAGCGGTGAGCTTCTCCTCCGCGGTCTTGGCGATCCTGGCCCACATGTAGCCAAGCACGACAAGCCCGAAGAGGTGCATGTAGTCGGTCGAGCCGGCGCCGGCATTGTCGGGCTTCGCCATGGCGTTCTGCATGAACCACATGGTCGCCGCCTGCAGGTCATTCAGCCCCTTCTTTAGCGCCTTGGTGTAGCCAGACAGCTTCTCGTCGTTGCGGTTTTCCTCGCAGAAGTCGCCGATTTCCTTGAACAGCGCCATCACGGCGCGGCCGCCATTCATCGCGAGTTTGCGGCCGACGAGATCGAGCGCCTGGATGCCGTTGGCACCCTCGTAGATCATGGCGATACGGGCATCGCGCACGTACTGGCTCATGCCGTGCTCTTCGATATAGCCGTGACCGCCGAAGATCTGCTGCGCCATGACGGTATGGTCGAATCCCTTGTCGGTCAAAACGCCCTTGAGGATCGGGGTCATCAGGCCGAGAATGTCGTCGGCCGCCTGGCGATCCTCTTCGCCGTCGGAGCGGTGGGCGATATCGGATTGCAACGCCGTCCAGAGTGTGAAGGCGCGGCCACCCTCGTTGAAGGCCTTGATCGTCATCAGCGTACGGCGCACGTCCGGATGGACGATGATCGGATCCGCCTGCTTGTCCGGGGCCTTCGGGCCGGAAAGCGAGCGGCCCTGAATGCGCTCGCGGGCGTAGTTGGCGGCATTCTGATAGGCGATCTCCGCGATCGCCAGCCCCTGCATGCCGACGGCCAGAC
Coding sequences within:
- a CDS encoding S24 family peptidase; the encoded protein is MLSHDSIWRAIDALAERHRLSPSGLARRAGLDPTSFNKSKRQSADGRDRWPSTESISKILEATGSSLDQFMALMRPAAGKGAPADEREQSADIPLIGFAQAGAGGFFDDGGFPAGQGWDVVDFPAVLERRSGIYALEIQGDSMLPLYRDGDILIVDPTAQARRGDRVVVKTCEGEVMAKVLSRQTSSGIELLSLNPDHPNRNFEMSDVEWIARIIWASQ
- a CDS encoding LysE family translocator codes for the protein MQPLQFVLAILLLLATPGPTNTLLWLSGAAAGVRRSASLLLGELGGYLTVVVPVAALAAPFMSAHPEIGLVVKLAAACWILFMAYALWTPMRETAARPITLGQVFITTVLNPKGLIIALAIMPQVRLIAMLPWLAAFAALVVSAGSLWIIAGTFLARLPGQPIGPRLPRRIAAACLVVFSFGMAGSALASML
- a CDS encoding transporter substrate-binding domain-containing protein; this translates as MTRALSLRICGILALCAFLIAEPALAQPRDLPLLFDARERIARPDLTGLARLRFLTTVDFPPFNFIDQSGKLSGFHVDLAREICRELEIEDKCQIQAVTYAELIPALEQGQGEAVVAGIAVRPELRQRFAFSRAFMQMPARFAVNTKAEDPVANVAGLEGKPVGVLSGTTHEAMLKAFFPKVEPKTFPDRDAMLSALRQGSVAAVFSDGMQLSFWVSASVAGGCCALLDGAYFSQHFLGEGLTIMNRKAEPALTQAIDHALLALSRSGRLDEIYLRYFPNGIY
- a CDS encoding nucleoside deaminase, which translates into the protein MSRDPSTRVIQLMEEAVAFSVEHVHGGGTPFTAFVVDADGNILGRGVNRVQEHHDLTAHAEVEAIRDACRAHGTSHLHGTTLLASGEPCAMCYMSALCAGISQVLFAVDRDEAAAHGFDYRGTYALFADDPRNWQLPPARKLIVPDGLRPFLDFRAAQGAR
- a CDS encoding thermonuclease family protein, which translates into the protein MRQQSFTIAGGLVALLLYAGILWAGVVAIRGQESGGADFPLETPDVATIEAPDPPAEMPAAPPPQAVSKSQAVPEQKAGAGKVDRLPARTIEPQLFAVPQDGLAQPLERIAPRPPLSEPKEKPATATMIFRRPVALAAGLIRSGDTTVQLKDIEPEDAEKTCEGNGRSWPCGMVARTAFRNFLRARALVCDQPEENSEKTVTTACKVGNENPAEWLVSNGWATPLPGTSLEVKAEAARSAKLGFYGNDPRDLSRAPLTIDEPPVATIPTPDL
- a CDS encoding winged helix-turn-helix transcriptional regulator, translated to MTDDHRSGCPINLSLEVFGDKWSLLIIRDMIFGGKRHFRELLRSQEGISSNILADRLKTLVEMGMLTKRDDPSHKQKAIYSLTEMTIALVPIMAHLGAWGRRYLPVSEELSIRAQLMEEGGPELWERFMDELRVEHLGAPPAVADRPTVRQTLQVAYEQVMERKAKERELA
- a CDS encoding 2'-deoxycytidine 5'-triphosphate deaminase encodes the protein MARETGILADRAIAALFATGRLKSERPLDENQIQPASLDLRLGAKAFRVRASFMPGPAHLVADKLDRLKLHVIDLTDGAVLETGCVYVVPLMESLALPENMSASANPKSSTGRLDIFTRVITDRAQEFDKIPAGYSGPLYLEISPRTFPIVVRRGSRLSQIRFRVGHSVLSEQELLALHESDVLVASERPNVTGGGIALSIDLKGTGPDGLIGYRGKHHTSVVDVDKKAEHPVFDFWEPLYSRGRDDLILDPDEFYILVSREAVHVPPLYAAEMTPFDPLVGEFRVHYAGFFDPGFGHASAGGSGSRAVLEVRSHEVPFILEHGQIVGRLVYEHMMERPEGLYGLDLGSNYQAQGLKLSKHFRAE
- a CDS encoding tellurite resistance TerB family protein — its product is MPTSLSQHEAFIYVMVMMSAVDRHMTDDEFARIGELVKFLPAFEGFDENRLIDIGRECSAQLAAPEGLDIVLEMIREALPQRLYDTAYALAVELAAADQRIRNEEIRLLQLLRDRLGLDKLTCAGIERGAIARFRK
- a CDS encoding sterol desaturase family protein gives rise to the protein MLFYGVAEPLWRLIAFGTAFALLALLELSHPRLERPELMKALKARRWATNLSILLLSSLFLRIVFPAAATGVALWADARGYGALPALGVPALLSGLIAFVALDFAVWLEHVISHKLPILWRIHRVHHADPGVDLTTALRFHPLEILLSMVWKAAIIVALGAPGLSVLLFEIVLNAGAMFNHANLRLRPKIERRLRRFIVTPDMHRIHHSVERVETDSNYGFNLSIWDRLFSTYVAQSASGDDAIETGLKAYGREAPTKLVWSLMLPFRRG
- a CDS encoding MarR family winged helix-turn-helix transcriptional regulator, producing MSKKSDAWLKLIQAVANVETELGKFLQAGHGLGLSEYRALEVLARSPDCELRMQELAAYLHLNQSSVSRMVERLERGGLTIRDLCPDDKRGVYTVLTEKGRDRLERAQPDYEKALDAALMEGGCEDLLAARYIEARA